Below is a window of Allomuricauda ruestringensis DSM 13258 DNA.
CCCTCTGTTCAATCTACGTTTTGATAATTTCCTCCAAATGCTGTCTGCTAATTCAATTTCTGAATCGGTAAAACCAAAGTTCTCTTTTAGAATCTTTTGATTCGTGATTTTCAGGATTTCGGAAATGTCTTTTTTAGCCCGAATCATTTTGTCGATTTCAGGTAATAAGTCAGCGTTATTTGAATTGTAAGGAAGTAGTATTTCTTCCACTTCATTTGGCATTAGTTCCAACACGCCACCGCCATGACTTCTACCGCATATTTCTGAAAATGCCAAAGACAAAGAATTGTAATAACTTGCTGTTAACGCTTTTATCTCTGCATTCGGTTTCACCATTACACGGTGCATAGTGTCTGTTGTATATGCTTCCGCTTCATTGATAATGAGTTTGGGATAAAGATTATTTCTGCGAATGAAAAGTGCATCCGAAATTCTCAAAGAAGGCACAATTTGCCATTCGTCACGGATTCTACATTTGTAGCCTTCGTTTATCTTTTGTTCTTCGCCCCAAGCTATATAATCTCTTGCCCCCAAAGAACCGTTTAAATCATTCTTTTTAGGGAAAGTCAGCAAATGTGTTCGAGCTTCCATTGCACGATTTTTTTGCCAATCCTTTTGCGTAAAAATGGCACTCGGCACTTGCACGCTTCTACCGACTAAAGGCTTAGCGTACTTTTCTAAATCGTAAAATTGAACCGTTGAAAGCGGAACGGTAAAAAATGGATTTGAACCTGTTGTAATGCCCACTTCAACTTTTGCATATTTACCAAGTTTCTGGATTTGTTGGTTTTCTTGAAGTCGTTCTAAAAAGTCGATTTCCTTTTGGTCAAGAAAATAGAATGTCCATTTATTTGATTTGAAATCAATTCTCTTTTTAGGGCTTTTCAAACGTGAAACGTCCAGATTTTGAAGCTCTTCGGCATCACGTAGTTCCAAATGCTCAATTAAGTGCGTTTTAGAATTGTTCTTTTCACAAAGCAATAAAACCACTTCTTGTTGAATGTCAGGAAAAACCAATTTTTCGAAAGAAACGATATTGATTTTGTTGTAAAACTTAGCGAGAAATTCACGTAAAGTTTGAGCGTAAGAAACTTGTAAAATCTCAGCAGGAAGCACAAAACCAATTTTTCCCTGTTCCTTTAGAAGAAGGGACGAACCAACCACAAATGAAACCCAGGCATTGGTCAGTTTTGAATATTTCAAATTGGCTTTATCGAAAATTTCAGCAGCAAACTTTTGTTGTTGCTTATCGAAATACTGGTAACGGATATAAGGAGGATTTCCAATAATAAGATCAAAACGCTTTTTGGTGTTGATGCAGAAATCGTGAAAATCGGAATGAATCACTTTCGAATCAGCCAATCCAATATTTCTTGATTTTTCGGCTTCAACTTCATCAAATTCAATGGCTGTTACCGAATTGTATTTATAACCGCCTTTTTGAATCTCTTCCAAGAATACACCATCACCGCAACTTGGCTCCAGTATTTCCAGTTCTTTATTGCCATTGAAAGCCCATTTTAAAATAAAGGCTGCAATGGGATTAGGAGTGTAAAATCCACCCCTTAACTTTTCTTCGGATGCGTTTTTAATGAGCTGCATACAATTCAGAAATTAAAGGGATTAGATTATCAACTTCTCCCAGATTATACAATGCTTTTAATATGTCGTTTAATTCGGTTTTCTTGTTACCGAACTGACGTTTAAGCGGAATTAGCTCCCTTTGGTTTCCTGCATTTTGGTCTATTTGACCCTGCAACTGAATTAATGCTTCTTGAAGTGAAGCGATTTTATCGTGTAACTCTTTTTCCGTTTCATTTTCAAAATCAATTACTCGAATAGGGAGTTTCTTCAAAACCTTTGTTCCACGAGCAATGTAGCCACCTCTGAAAACTTCTCCGTTAAGTGCTGAGAACCATTCCAAATATTTTGAGTTCAGCAAAGCTTGAATGTAATAGATGGAATAGGAGAAATCTTCGGGCAGAGTTATCATACAATATCCTGCTGTTCCACCTGATGAAATCAAAGTTCCATAATAATCAATGGCGTACTTGTTTCCTTGGGATAAAACACCAACTATGATTTTTGCAGGTACATCACATTTGTCCAGACTTTGGTGTCGTCCATATCTGTACCATTCATTTTCTGTTTCAGGTGTCGGCTTAATATCCCTTTTTGGATTATTTAGAGCTTCTTTATAGTGGTTCAAGTAAGCAAAAGCATTCGGATAATCCGATTCCAATTGTTCAATTTCTACAAACTGAATGC
It encodes the following:
- a CDS encoding class I SAM-dependent methyltransferase, giving the protein MQLIKNASEEKLRGGFYTPNPIAAFILKWAFNGNKELEILEPSCGDGVFLEEIQKGGYKYNSVTAIEFDEVEAEKSRNIGLADSKVIHSDFHDFCINTKKRFDLIIGNPPYIRYQYFDKQQQKFAAEIFDKANLKYSKLTNAWVSFVVGSSLLLKEQGKIGFVLPAEILQVSYAQTLREFLAKFYNKINIVSFEKLVFPDIQQEVVLLLCEKNNSKTHLIEHLELRDAEELQNLDVSRLKSPKKRIDFKSNKWTFYFLDQKEIDFLERLQENQQIQKLGKYAKVEVGITTGSNPFFTVPLSTVQFYDLEKYAKPLVGRSVQVPSAIFTQKDWQKNRAMEARTHLLTFPKKNDLNGSLGARDYIAWGEEQKINEGYKCRIRDEWQIVPSLRISDALFIRRNNLYPKLIINEAEAYTTDTMHRVMVKPNAEIKALTASYYNSLSLAFSEICGRSHGGGVLELMPNEVEEILLPYNSNNADLLPEIDKMIRAKKDISEILKITNQKILKENFGFTDSEIELADSIWRKLSKRRLNRGK